The proteins below come from a single Elgaria multicarinata webbii isolate HBS135686 ecotype San Diego chromosome 11, rElgMul1.1.pri, whole genome shotgun sequence genomic window:
- the LOC134405462 gene encoding olfactory receptor 14A16-like, with product MRNNSSIFTFLLLEFSDVRELQILHFFVFLVLYLLAIAGNLFIIIAVVLDHHLHTPMYFFLMNLAMLDIGTISVMVPKSMSMSLMNSRSISYPGCVAQVFFYFFFATTDFTLLTIMAHDRNVAICNPLHYERIMHKGACLQMAAIGWIFSLFNAMLHTCCTFANIFCSNIVHQFFCEIPQLLKLSCSDGYLVEVGLLVLSCSIAVGCFIFIIITYMQIFVAVRRISSAHGQKKALSTCLPHLTVVSVFVFTGIFAYVRLPTDDSSDLDIGFAVVYVIIPPMLNPFIYSMRNKEIKTALWKMLRFGPSL from the coding sequence ATGAGAAATAATTCTTCCATATTCACATTTCTGCTGCTGGAATTCTCAGACGTCCGAGAACTACAGATCTTACACTTCTTTGTGTTCCTAGTATTGTACCTACTGGCAATTGCAGGGAATCTTTTCATCATCATTGCAGTAGTTCTTGATCACCACCTGCAcacccccatgtacttcttcctaATGAATTTGGCTATGTTGGACATCGGCACAATTTCAGTCATGGTACCCAAATCCATGTCTATGTCCCTCATGAATAGCAGGTCAATTTCTTATCCTGGATGTGTTGCACaagttttcttttatttcttctttgCAACAACAGATTTTACCCTCCTAACTATAATGGCACATGATCGCAATGTTGCGATCTGCAACCCTCTCCACTATGAGAGAATCATGCACAAAGGAGCCTGCCTTCAGATGGCAGCCATTGGGTGGATCTTTAGTCTTTTTAATGCCATGTTACACACTTGTTGCAcctttgcaaacattttctgtTCTAATATTGTCCATCAGTTCTTCTGTGAAATACCACAGTTACTAAAGCTCTCCTGCTCTGATGGTTACCTTGTGGAAGTTGGGCTCCTTGTGCTAAGCTGTAGCATCGCAGTAGGATGCTTTATCTTCATAATAATAACATACATGCAGATCTTTGTTGCGGTGCGAAGGATCTCCTCTGCACATGGTCAGAAAAAAGCCCTCTCCACTTGTCTTCCCCATCTCACAGTTGTCTCTGTGTTTGTGTTCACTGGAATCTTTGCCTATGTAAGACTTCCCACTGATGATTCTTCTGACCTAGATATAGGTTTTGCTGTGGTGTATGTCATAATTCCTCCCATGCTGAATCCATTCATCTATAGCATGAGAAATAAGGAGATCAAGACTGCATTGTGGAAAATGTTAAGATTCGGGCCTTCACtctaa
- the LOC134406844 gene encoding olfactory receptor 14I1-like encodes MSNFSLNSSFLLLEFSKVRELQILHFIAFLGLYMAIMIGNLLIIAAVVLDHHLHTPMYFSLMNLAMMDLGSISVTIPKSMTNSLMNSRLISYFGCVSQVFFYLFFEVSDFVLLTIMAHDRYVAICNPLRYEAIMNKRACIQMAFSAWFSGLLYASVHTCSMFSITLCSNVVNQFFCEIPALLKLTCSDLYFVEFGLLLLGCNMSLGCFIFIIVTYVQIFTAVLRNPSMQGKQKALSTCLPHLTVVFVFVFTGVFAYMRPPTVTSSEQDLAFAITYTIVPSMMNPVVYSMRNKKLKDALRKLLSV; translated from the coding sequence atGTCCAATTTCTCCTTGAATTCTAGCTTTTTGCTGTTGGAATTTTCCAAGGTCCGAGAACTACAAATCTTACACTTCATTGCATTCCTAGGATTGTACATGGCAATCATGATTGGGAatcttctcatcattgctgctgtAGTCCTTGACCATCATCTGCACACACCCATGTACTTTTCCCTCATGAACTTGGCCATGATGGACCTTGGCTCCATTTCAGTCACCATACCCAAATCCATGACAAATTCCCTTATGAACAGCAGGTTGATTTCTTATTTTGGATGTGTTTCTCaagttttcttttatttgttctttGAGGTATCTGATTTTGTCCTCCTTACAATAATGGCACATGACCGGTATGTTGCCATCTGCAATCCACTTCGATATGAGGCCATCATGAATAAAAGAGCTTGCATCCAGATGGCATTTAGTGCATGGTTTAGTGGTCTTCTCTATGCTTCAGTTCATACTTGCAGCATGTTCTCCATCACTTTGTGCTCTAATGTTGTCAATCAGTTCTTCTGTGAAATCCCAGCATTGTTGAAGCTCACCTGCTCAGACTTATACTTCGTTGAATTTGGGCTTCTTCTGCTTGGTTGCAACATGTCTTTAGGCTGTTTCATTTTTATCATAGTAACATATGTACAGATCTTCACTGCAGTGCTTAGGAACCCGTCCATGCAGGGGAAGCAAAAAGCCCTCTCCACTTGCCTTCCCCATCTCACTGTGGTCTTTGTCTTTGTGTTCACTGGGGTCTTTGCTTATATGAGGCCTCCAACTGTGACTTCATCTGAGCAGGATCTGGCCTTTGCTATTACATATACCATAGTTCCATCCATGATGAATCCAGTGGTCTATAGCATGAGAAACAAGAAGCTCAAGGATGCCCTGAGGAAGCTCTTAAGTGTTTAA
- the LOC134405464 gene encoding olfactory receptor 6M1-like: MDANYTFVTEFVLLSFPHIRELEVFLFIMIFIIYVLTLMGNMVIIILICTDYRLHTPMYFFLGNFSFMEILITSVVVPKMLQNLLSKKKSISFAGCITQSYFYFFLGGVEFILIAAMSFDRYSAICNPLHYNNVMTGRVCVHIVVCSWLGGFFSNIFSTIMMTRLPFCGPNVINHFFCDSAPLLRLTCISIQLFDFIEFLNFIFSTIVIITSLLVTVVAYAFISVTILRLPSLEERQRAFSTCATHITMAVLGYGSTIFLYVRPAKSTSVQDKLVALLNTIVTPALNPFIFSLRNKMVKDVARDAYNKSLLFFKNLRKLGM, translated from the coding sequence ATGGATGCAAATTATACTTTTGTCACTGAATTTGTGTTGCTGAGCTTCCCACATATCCGTGAATTGGAGGTCTTCCTCTTCATTATGATTTTCATCATCTACGTTCTGACACTGATGGGCAACATGGTCATCATCATCCTTATTTGCACTGACTACCGTCTACACACTCCCATGTACTTCTTTTTGGGAAACTTCTCCTTCATGGAGATTCTGATTACTTCTGTCGTTGTTCCCAAAATGCTTCAGAATCTGCTGTCTAAGAAAAAAAGCATCTCCTTTGCAGGTTGTATCACTCAATCTTATTTCTATTTCTTCCTTGGTGGTGTTGAATTCATCCTGATTGCAGCAATGTCCTTTGACCGTTACTCAGCCATCTGCAACCCTCTCCACTACAATAATGTAATGACAGGAAGAGTCTGTGTCCACATAGTTGTTTGTtcttggcttggaggcttctTCTCCAATATCTTCTCCACTATAATGATGACCCGTCTGCCTTTCTGTGGCCCAAATGTTATCAACCATTTCTTCTGTGACAGTGCCCCTTTGCTTAGGTTGACCTGCATCAGCATCCAACTTTTTGACTTCATTGAGTTCCTCAATTTCATCTTTTCCACTATAGTCATAATTACTTCCCTCTTGGTGACAGTGGTGGCTTATGCCTTCATTTCAGTGACCATTCTCAGGCTACCATCCTTGGAGGAACGACAAAGAGCTTTCTCCACATGTGCCACTCATATAACCATGGCTGTGTTGGGTTATGGGAGCACCATCTTCTTGTATGTGCGTCCAGCCAAGTCCACCTCAGTTCAGGACAAACTGGTAGCTCTGCTCAACACAATTGTCACTCCTGCACTCAATCCATTTATCTTCAGCCTAAGGAACAAGATGGTGAAGGATGTAGCAAGAGATGCCTACAACAAGAGTCTTCTCTTCTTCAAAAATCTGAGGAAACTGGGAATGTAG
- the LOC134405463 gene encoding olfactory receptor 6M1-like, translating to MFLNNRENISRTVVTEFVLLGFSDLPMMQLPLFCLFLILYILSLIGNALVVIMIRLDSRLHSPMYYFLSNLSWLEIIITTTVTPKMLSILISEKKTISFFGCALQITLYFLAGTTEVLLLGAMSVDRFLAICNPLRYTAIMSNQVCTLMMISCWLGSLFCVTIGIVFKSGLPYCGPNVIDHFFCDTAPLTKLLCADTHLIQTIEFASSCFTLLSSVSVTTISYLCIIVTVMRMPSAQGRKKAFSTCSSHITVASLYYGSSIFIYVRPAGSSSMDFNKVATVLNTVVTPLLNPIIYSFRNKVVKDVVKDAVKHIGATLGREVD from the coding sequence ATGTTCCTGAATAATAGAGAAAATATCTCCAGAACAGTTGTGACAGAATTTGTGTTGCTTGGCTTCTCTGATCTTCCGATGATGCAGCTTCCACTTTTTTGCCTCTTTCTAATTTTGTATATCTTGTCATTAATTGGCAATGCTCTGGTGGTCATCATGATCCGCCTTGACTCCCGTCTCCACTCCCCTATGTACTACTTTCTCAGCAACCTCTCCTGGTTGGAgattatcatcaccaccacagtCACACCAAAGATGCTCAGCATTTTGATCTCAGAGAAAAAGACCATCTCCTTCTTTGGATGTGCTCTCCAGATAACATTGTACTTCCTTGCTGGAACCACAGAGGTCCTCTTACTAGGAGCCATGTCTGTAGACCGCTTCTTGGCCATTTGCAACCCACTACGCTACACAGCCATAATGAGTAACCAGGTCTGCACACTGATGATGATTTCCTGCTGGTTGGGAAGCTTGTTCTGTGTCACAATTGGCATAGTCTTCAAATCTGGCCTACCTTACTGTGGCCCCAATGTCATTGACCATTTCTTCTGTGACACAGCACCCTTGACAAAATTGCTCTGTGCAGACACACATCTCATTCAAACAATAGAATTTGCCTCATCCTGTTTCACACTGCTGAGTTCTGTCTCTGTGACAACAATCTCCTACCTCTGCATCATTGTCACTGTGATGAGGATGCCTTCAGCTCAGGGTAGGAAGAAAGCCTTTAGCACCTGTAGCTCTCACATCACTGTGGCCTCACTCTATTATGGCAGCTCCATATTCATCTACGTCAGGCCAGCTGGCAGCTCTTCTATGGATTTCAATAAGGTGGCCACGGTGCTCAACACTGTGGTAACCCCCTTACTCAACCCAATTATTTATAGCTTTAGAAACAAGGTAGTCAAGGATGTTGTAAAAGATGCAGTGAAGCATATTGGAGCTACATTAGGGAGGGAAGTTGATTGA
- the LOC134406239 gene encoding olfactory receptor 14A16-like, whose product MLNSSSVSEFLLLDISKVRELQILLFVVFLIVYLATLSGNLLIISAVALDHHLHTPMHFFLMNLAMQDIGQISVIIPKTMANSLMNTTHISYSGCVAQVLLFLFFLASDISLLTVMAYDRYIAICKPLHYDAVMNRTACIKMVGCAWISGLLYGVLHTSATFANPFCSNVVSQFFCEIPQLLKLVCSDLYRIEIGAVVLSISIVFGCFVFIIITYVNIFTVVLKIPSLEGKQKAFSTCIPHLIVFSTLVLTGCFAYLKPTSSNTSSQLDLVFTVIYSIFPPMLNPLIYSMRNKEIKNALSKLFNLR is encoded by the coding sequence ATGCTGAACTCCTCATCAGTCTCAGAGTTCCTGCTCTTGGATATTTCAAAGGTTCGTGAACTGCAGATCCtactctttgttgttttcttgATAGTGTACTTGGCAACTTTAAGTGGAAATCTTCTCATCATCTCTGCAGTAGCTCTTGACCATCACCTGCACACCCCCATGCACTTCTTTTTGATGAACTTGGCCATGCAAGACATTGGCCAAATCTCAGTCATTATCCCTAAAACCATGGCCAATTCCCTCATGAATACCACACACATTTCTTACTCTGGATGTGTTGCACAAGTCCTCTTATTTCTCTTCTTTTTGGCATCTGATATCTCCCTTCTCACAGTCATGGCGTATGATCGGTATATTGCTATTTGCAAGCCTTTGCACTATGATGCTGTGATGAACAGGACAGCCTGTATCAAAATGGTTGGCTGTGCATGGATTAGCGGTCTTCTCTATGGTGTGCTACACACCAGTGCCACCTTTGCAAACCCCTTCTGTTCTAATGTAGTCAGTCAGTTCTTCTGTGAAATCCCACAGTTACTTAAGCTTGTCTGTTCTGATTTATACCGAATTGAAATTGGAGCTGTTGTCTTAAGTATTAGTATTGTGTTTGGATGCTTTGTCTTCATTATTATAACATACGTGAACATTTTTACTGTGGTTTTGAAAATCCCTTCTCTTGaaggaaagcaaaaagccttCTCAACTTGCATTCCCCACCTCATTGTCTTCTCCACATTAGTACTCACTGGGTGCTTTGCCTATCTCAAACCCACCTCTTCTAACACCTCATCACAACTGGATCTAGTATTTACTGTGATCTATTCCATCTTTCCACCCATGTTGAATCCATTAATCTATAGCATGAGAAACAAGGAGATCAAGAATGCCTTGTCAAAATTATTCAACTTGAGGTAG